Proteins encoded in a region of the Flavobacteriaceae bacterium HL-DH10 genome:
- a CDS encoding chorismate-binding protein yields MIQDDFFKRIDIQYNHNLPFVVYRKPNEIKVSGMLQSTDDLIFTKDFTEKGFVFSPFDDAEKTVLMPIEASEVITTTEQPVIPDGAKVQSIQDNTLADSKSIHIKLVNKGVEAINKGVFKKVVLSRKETVELEDNNPISIFKRLLNKYASAFVYCWYHPKVGLWLGATPETLVKIEGTRFSIMALAGTQDYKGSLNVVWQDKEKQEQKFVTDFIVDSLQDTVEHLQISKTETVKAGNLLHLKTMISARLKPNSTLKEVITNIHPTPAVCGLPKQEAKVFIVKNEDYKREFYTGFLGELNLDIVKAPRSGKRNIENRAYAITKKSTQLYVNLRCMQIQDNKAIIYIGGGVTINSHADSEWEETVSKSQVIKSIL; encoded by the coding sequence ATGATTCAGGACGATTTTTTTAAACGTATTGACATTCAATACAACCATAACTTACCTTTTGTAGTTTACAGAAAACCTAATGAAATTAAGGTTAGTGGTATGCTTCAAAGTACAGACGATTTAATTTTTACTAAAGATTTCACAGAAAAAGGCTTCGTGTTTTCTCCGTTTGATGATGCCGAAAAAACAGTTTTAATGCCTATAGAAGCGTCAGAGGTTATTACAACAACTGAACAGCCTGTAATTCCTGATGGAGCTAAAGTTCAATCCATACAGGACAATACTTTAGCAGATTCAAAAAGTATTCATATCAAACTCGTTAATAAAGGTGTTGAGGCCATTAATAAAGGGGTATTTAAAAAAGTAGTGTTATCTCGAAAAGAAACAGTTGAACTAGAAGACAATAATCCAATTTCTATTTTTAAACGTTTATTAAATAAATATGCATCGGCATTTGTGTATTGTTGGTATCATCCTAAAGTAGGGTTGTGGTTAGGTGCTACGCCCGAAACACTTGTAAAAATTGAAGGGACTCGGTTTTCTATTATGGCATTGGCAGGCACGCAAGACTATAAAGGGTCTTTAAATGTGGTTTGGCAAGACAAAGAAAAGCAGGAACAGAAATTTGTTACAGATTTTATTGTGGATAGTTTACAAGATACGGTAGAACACCTACAAATATCGAAAACCGAAACCGTAAAGGCAGGAAATTTATTGCATTTAAAAACGATGATTTCAGCACGTTTAAAGCCTAATTCTACATTAAAAGAAGTTATTACTAATATACACCCTACACCAGCAGTTTGTGGCTTGCCTAAACAGGAAGCTAAAGTATTCATTGTAAAAAATGAAGATTATAAACGTGAGTTTTATACGGGTTTTTTAGGCGAATTAAATTTAGATATCGTAAAGGCACCACGATCTGGTAAACGTAATATTGAAAATAGAGCGTATGCAATAACCAAAAAAAGTACGCAGCTTTATGTTAATTTGCGTTGCATGCAAATACAGGACAATAAAGCCATTATTTACATTGGCGGTGGTGTTACTATAAACTCTCATGCCGATAGTGAATGGGAGGAAACCGTTTCGAAATCTCAGGTAATTAAAAGCATTTTGTAA
- a CDS encoding PaaI family thioesterase codes for MPLSKKELLEQANKACKNTLMETLNIEVIDYGENFLVARMPVTPRVHQPDGVLHGGAIAALAESVGSFASHIFIDTEKFFVRGIEITANHLKSIKEGFVYAKATFIHKGRTTQLLDIRVTDEANNLISVCRLSTISLPKKQ; via the coding sequence ATGCCATTATCTAAGAAAGAACTTTTAGAGCAAGCTAATAAGGCTTGTAAAAACACGTTAATGGAAACCTTAAATATTGAGGTTATAGACTATGGCGAAAATTTTTTAGTTGCTAGAATGCCTGTAACACCTAGAGTGCATCAACCAGATGGTGTTTTACATGGTGGTGCTATAGCAGCTTTGGCTGAAAGTGTTGGTAGTTTTGCTTCACATATTTTTATAGATACTGAGAAGTTTTTTGTGCGTGGAATAGAGATTACTGCAAATCATTTAAAAAGTATAAAAGAGGGTTTTGTGTATGCTAAAGCTACTTTTATTCATAAAGGTAGAACTACACAATTGCTTGATATAAGAGTTACCGATGAAGCTAATAATTTAATATCGGTTTGTAGGCTATCTACTATTTCGTTACCTAAAAAGCAGTAG
- a CDS encoding T9SS type A sorting domain-containing protein: MQNFTKPNGWAIQSTVFKNLIYCCLTIGMFLLSTTIYGQGISLAQAGNEESAAPEDPMMWQNGNLNPNQAHYIEGHSVAYRATMTGMPINQEVILTLGYDLVNGSKYAIDFITHYQQLQPHNFGEPHTNEEVVNPLLPSALSAPDDRLDITLPSYLAAPNDGITGVQNARNEFNALVTNGDDDGYGALGDGFISIWGADFNNGYGVTYEYFDSGTPLNAVEVLDLTRGETKVEFTVKFTPSQETVIMSWGGHIALRQDWGLSPILSAGGINGSPYHMRVIDWNLGNLGNQDRSLQIALAAPLCPSDFPENPTGLCTNSQGEPIDCPTSLCAGDTQYFGVPEASGADTYSWTFVSNTAGASFVGGITDTANVSVTTTQGGSYTVQVELGNESGIIVTCEETITVSQVTCDADASHVSCNGASDGSITVTGYEGSGDYEFSINNGTDWFSDGGDDTHTFNGLSASDTDYTILVRDANDTDCSSSCTANVNEPDNVTLVTSSTNVTCYDDADGTLTIVSTSGTGTPIFSLSTDDGPFVVSDEATIEGGSYGPGKYVIKVAYPDGEGNAGVCEFTQEENITQPDNVTLVTSSTNVTCYDDADGTLTIVSTSGTGTPIFSLSTDDGPFVVSDEATIEGGSYEPGKYVIKVAYPDGEGNAGVCEFTQEENITQPDNVTLVTSSTNVTCYDDADGTLTIVSTSGTGTPIFSLSTDDGPFVVSDEATIEGGSYGPGKYVIKVAYPDGEGNAGVCEFTQEENITQPDNVTLVTSSTNVTCYDDAGGTLTIVSTSGTGTPIFSLSTDDGPFVVSDEATIEGGSYGPGKYVIKVAYPDGEGNAGVCEFTQEENITQPDNVSLVTSSTNVTCYGDADGTLTIVSTSGTGTPIFSLSTDDGPFVVSDEATIEGGSYGPGKYVIKVAYPDGEGNAGVCEFTQEENITQPDNVSLVTSSTNVTCYGDADGTLTIVSTSGTGTPIFSLSTDDGPFVVSDEATIEGGSYGPGKYVIKVAYPDGEGNAGVCEFTQEENITQPDNVTLVTSSTNVTCYDDADGTLTIVSTSGTGTPIFSLSTDDGPFVVSDEATIEGGSYGPGKYVIKVAYPDGEGNAGVCEFTQEENITQPDNVTLVTSSTNVTCYDDADGTLTIVSTSGTGTPIFSLSTDDGPFVVSDEATIEGGSYGPGKYVIKVAYPDGEGNAGVCEFTQEENITQPDNVTLVTSSTNVTCYDDADGTLTIVSTSGTGTPIFSLSTDDGPFVVSDEATIEGGSYGPGKYVIKVAYPDGEGNTGVCEFTQEENITEPPLLQCSITNNSGVTTICLGESISLTANPTGGTTNYSYEWTSDNGASFSPNNASETVSVSSFALGATKITLKITDANLCITTCEIDITTQKCVDECTWTPGFWKNHPAEICGVLGGTVTKVKGKSSCSGETDTIGFVLCDQEYTLTADDITCLFEYSGSTRGNNKIPPSCTPAVVAIAEHFAPYPNGETLLHHLLAARLNLLYNGGTFGDNLVSNLVCIDVVNGVNIPNIFNGTPDATMNEVASINFCLNDFDSAADLSTYIEPLTAFNECNNTCGLPSQQEFSAQSTSKSSMTAKSINFTAYPVPYTNVLNIRYNYSFDTNIAIDIYDIRGARVMSKDITNYKKGSQGNVQFDMTRNTNRVLFVRLTTNRGDLVKKIISVDRQ, encoded by the coding sequence ATGCAAAATTTTACAAAACCAAATGGATGGGCTATTCAAAGTACCGTCTTTAAAAATTTAATCTATTGTTGTTTAACAATAGGGATGTTTCTGTTGTCCACGACAATTTATGGACAAGGTATTAGTTTGGCTCAAGCAGGGAATGAAGAAAGTGCAGCACCTGAAGATCCAATGATGTGGCAAAATGGTAATTTAAATCCAAATCAGGCTCATTATATTGAAGGACACTCAGTAGCGTATAGGGCAACTATGACTGGTATGCCAATAAATCAAGAAGTTATTCTAACTTTAGGATACGATTTGGTTAATGGTTCAAAATATGCTATAGATTTTATAACACATTATCAGCAACTTCAACCACATAATTTTGGGGAACCCCATACCAATGAAGAAGTAGTCAATCCTTTACTCCCATCTGCTTTGTCTGCTCCAGATGATAGACTTGATATAACGCTTCCTTCTTATTTAGCAGCTCCAAATGATGGTATTACAGGTGTTCAAAATGCTAGAAATGAGTTTAATGCATTAGTAACTAATGGAGATGATGATGGTTATGGAGCCCTTGGAGATGGATTTATATCTATATGGGGCGCCGATTTTAATAATGGCTACGGAGTTACTTACGAATATTTTGATAGTGGCACTCCACTAAATGCTGTGGAAGTTTTAGACTTGACTAGAGGAGAAACAAAAGTAGAATTTACGGTTAAATTTACGCCATCTCAAGAAACTGTAATAATGTCTTGGGGAGGCCATATTGCGCTTAGACAAGATTGGGGACTTAGCCCAATTTTATCGGCTGGTGGTATTAATGGATCACCATATCACATGAGAGTTATAGATTGGAATTTAGGGAATTTAGGAAACCAAGATCGGTCTTTGCAAATTGCATTGGCTGCGCCTCTTTGTCCTAGTGATTTTCCAGAAAACCCAACAGGGTTATGTACTAATTCACAAGGGGAACCTATAGATTGTCCAACTAGTTTATGTGCTGGAGATACTCAATATTTTGGTGTTCCAGAAGCTTCAGGAGCCGATACATATTCATGGACATTTGTTAGTAACACCGCAGGAGCATCTTTTGTTGGTGGGATAACTGATACCGCAAATGTATCTGTTACAACAACACAAGGAGGATCGTATACTGTTCAAGTAGAATTAGGAAATGAATCTGGTATAATAGTAACTTGTGAAGAAACAATTACTGTATCTCAAGTTACTTGTGATGCCGATGCTAGTCATGTAAGTTGTAATGGAGCTTCAGATGGTTCAATTACAGTAACAGGTTATGAAGGTAGTGGCGATTATGAATTTAGTATTAATAATGGTACAGATTGGTTTTCCGATGGCGGTGATGATACGCATACATTTAATGGGTTATCTGCTTCAGATACCGATTATACTATTTTAGTTAGGGATGCTAATGATACAGATTGTTCTAGCAGTTGTACTGCCAATGTGAATGAGCCAGATAATGTTACCCTAGTAACCTCAAGCACGAATGTGACATGTTATGATGATGCCGATGGAACATTAACCATAGTAAGTACTTCAGGTACAGGTACACCAATCTTCTCATTATCTACAGATGATGGACCATTTGTTGTATCAGACGAGGCTACGATCGAGGGCGGAAGTTATGGACCAGGTAAATATGTTATCAAAGTCGCCTATCCAGATGGAGAAGGTAATGCAGGAGTGTGTGAGTTTACACAAGAAGAGAACATTACACAGCCAGATAATGTTACCCTAGTAACCTCAAGCACGAATGTAACATGTTATGATGATGCCGATGGAACATTAACCATAGTAAGTACTTCAGGTACAGGTACACCAATCTTCTCATTATCTACAGATGATGGACCATTTGTTGTATCAGACGAGGCTACCATCGAGGGCGGAAGTTATGAACCGGGTAAATATGTTATCAAAGTCGCCTATCCAGATGGAGAAGGTAATGCAGGAGTGTGTGAGTTTACACAAGAAGAGAATATAACACAGCCAGATAATGTTACCCTAGTAACCTCAAGCACGAATGTAACATGCTATGATGATGCCGATGGAACCTTAACCATAGTAAGTACTTCAGGTACAGGTACACCAATCTTCTCATTATCTACAGATGATGGACCATTTGTTGTATCAGATGAGGCTACGATCGAGGGCGGAAGTTATGGACCAGGTAAATATGTTATCAAAGTCGCCTATCCAGATGGAGAAGGTAATGCAGGAGTGTGTGAGTTTACACAAGAAGAGAATATTACACAGCCAGATAATGTTACCCTAGTAACCTCAAGCACGAATGTGACATGTTATGATGATGCTGGTGGAACCTTAACCATAGTAAGTACTTCAGGTACAGGTACACCAATCTTCTCATTATCTACAGATGATGGACCATTTGTTGTATCAGATGAGGCTACCATCGAGGGCGGAAGTTATGGACCAGGTAAATATGTTATCAAAGTCGCCTATCCAGATGGAGAAGGTAATGCAGGAGTGTGTGAGTTTACACAAGAAGAGAATATTACACAGCCAGATAATGTTTCCCTAGTAACCTCAAGCACGAATGTGACATGTTATGGTGATGCCGATGGAACCTTAACCATAGTAAGTACTTCAGGTACAGGTACACCAATCTTCTCATTATCTACAGATGATGGACCATTTGTTGTATCAGATGAGGCTACCATCGAGGGCGGAAGTTATGGACCAGGTAAATATGTTATCAAAGTCGCCTATCCAGATGGAGAAGGTAATGCAGGAGTGTGTGAGTTTACACAAGAAGAGAATATTACACAGCCAGATAATGTTTCCCTAGTAACCTCAAGCACGAATGTGACATGTTATGGTGATGCCGATGGAACCTTAACCATAGTAAGTACTTCAGGTACAGGTACACCAATCTTCTCATTATCTACAGATGATGGACCATTCGTTGTATCAGACGAGGCTACCATTGAGGGCGGAAGTTATGGACCGGGTAAATATGTTATCAAAGTCGCCTATCCAGATGGAGAAGGTAATGCAGGAGTGTGTGAGTTTACACAAGAAGAGAACATTACACAGCCAGATAATGTTACCCTAGTAACCTCAAGCACGAATGTAACATGTTATGATGATGCCGATGGAACCTTAACCATAGTAAGTACTTCAGGTACAGGTACACCAATCTTCTCATTATCTACAGATGATGGACCATTCGTTGTATCAGACGAGGCTACCATTGAGGGCGGAAGTTATGGACCGGGTAAATATGTTATCAAAGTCGCCTATCCAGATGGAGAAGGTAATGCAGGAGTGTGTGAGTTTACACAAGAAGAGAATATTACACAGCCAGATAATGTTACCCTAGTAACCTCAAGCACGAATGTAACATGCTATGATGATGCCGATGGAACCTTAACCATAGTAAGTACTTCAGGTACAGGTACACCAATCTTCTCATTATCTACAGATGATGGACCATTTGTTGTATCAGACGAGGCTACCATCGAGGGCGGAAGTTATGGACCGGGTAAATATGTTATCAAAGTCGCCTATCCAGATGGAGAAGGTAATGCAGGAGTGTGTGAGTTTACACAAGAAGAGAATATTACACAGCCAGATAATGTTACCCTAGTAACCTCAAGCACGAATGTAACATGCTATGATGATGCCGATGGAACCTTAACCATAGTAAGTACTTCAGGTACGGGTACACCAATCTTCTCATTATCTACAGATGATGGACCATTTGTTGTATCAGATGAGGCTACGATCGAGGGCGGAAGTTATGGGCCAGGTAAATATGTTATCAAAGTCGCCTATCCAGATGGAGAAGGTAATACAGGAGTGTGTGAGTTTACACAAGAAGAGAATATTACTGAGCCACCCTTACTACAATGCTCAATTACAAACAATAGTGGTGTTACTACTATTTGTTTAGGGGAGTCTATTAGTTTAACGGCAAACCCAACAGGTGGAACTACAAATTACAGCTATGAATGGACAAGTGATAATGGTGCTTCATTTTCACCCAATAACGCCAGTGAAACTGTAAGTGTTTCTAGTTTTGCATTAGGTGCTACAAAAATTACGCTCAAAATAACAGATGCGAATTTGTGTATTACCACTTGTGAAATTGATATTACTACCCAGAAGTGTGTTGATGAATGTACATGGACACCAGGATTTTGGAAAAATCACCCAGCAGAAATCTGTGGTGTACTAGGTGGTACAGTTACCAAGGTAAAAGGTAAAAGTTCGTGTTCTGGCGAAACAGATACAATAGGATTTGTTCTTTGTGATCAAGAATATACTTTAACTGCTGATGATATTACATGCTTGTTCGAATATAGCGGTAGTACTCGTGGAAATAATAAAATACCACCTTCTTGTACTCCTGCGGTTGTTGCTATAGCAGAGCATTTTGCTCCTTACCCTAATGGTGAAACATTATTACATCATTTATTAGCTGCAAGATTGAATTTATTATACAATGGAGGAACTTTTGGAGACAATCTTGTAAGTAACTTAGTGTGTATTGATGTGGTTAATGGGGTTAATATACCTAATATTTTTAATGGTACACCAGATGCGACTATGAATGAGGTAGCTTCAATAAATTTCTGTCTGAATGATTTTGATTCAGCAGCCGATTTATCGACTTATATAGAGCCTTTAACAGCTTTTAATGAATGTAATAATACCTGTGGTTTGCCGTCTCAACAAGAATTTTCAGCGCAGAGTACTAGTAAATCTTCAATGACTGCTAAAAGCATAAACTTTACAGCCTATCCAGTACCTTATACCAATGTACTTAATATACGATATAACTACAGTTTTGATACCAATATAGCAATTGATATCTATGATATTCGTGGAGCACGTGTTATGAGTAAGGATATTACTAATTACAAAAAAGGTTCACAAGGTAATGTGCAGTTTGATATGACAAGAAATACAAATCGAGTATTATTTGTGAGGTTGACTACCAATCGTGGAGATTTAGTTAAGAAAATAATTTCCGTAGATAGACAATAG
- a CDS encoding GNAT family protein has product MHSPTLENNRTKLSLLDLSNYKHLLEIAKQPNLVQYSPSKIDTPDDLKNYVQNAVDSYYQKTAIPFIVFDKLTNAYAGCTRFGLINWNNKVLHIGWTWIGIQFQGSGLNKNMKFLMLQYAFESLNFNKVEFRVDERNLKSRKAIEKLGATLEGILRKDTVMLHGFTRSTCCYGILKEE; this is encoded by the coding sequence ATGCATTCTCCTACCTTAGAAAATAACCGCACTAAACTTTCGCTTTTAGATTTAAGCAATTATAAACACTTATTAGAAATTGCCAAACAACCTAATTTAGTACAATACTCGCCTAGTAAAATTGATACACCAGACGATTTAAAAAACTATGTTCAAAATGCAGTAGATTCTTATTATCAAAAAACCGCAATACCTTTTATTGTGTTTGATAAATTAACAAATGCCTATGCTGGTTGTACGCGTTTTGGCTTAATTAATTGGAATAATAAAGTATTGCATATTGGTTGGACTTGGATTGGGATACAGTTTCAAGGTAGCGGACTTAACAAAAACATGAAGTTTTTAATGCTACAATATGCATTTGAATCCTTAAATTTTAATAAAGTTGAATTTAGAGTTGACGAACGTAATTTAAAATCAAGAAAAGCTATTGAAAAACTTGGGGCCACTCTTGAAGGTATTTTACGAAAAGATACCGTCATGCTTCATGGTTTTACACGCAGTACTTGTTGTTATGGTATTTTGAAAGAAGAATGA
- a CDS encoding aminotransferase class V-fold PLP-dependent enzyme → MSKTRTSSIEMDSEEFRKIGYQLIDDISNFIGSIDKKPVTPNESPSQLQTILGNLSLPEKGTDATELISKTTDLLFNHSLLNGHPKFFGYITSSAAPIGALADLLAASVNPNVGAHILSPMATEIEKQTVKWLCEFIGVSSNYGGILVSGGNMANFTAFLAARTAKAPKSVKEDGIQNAQNKLTVYCSKSTHTWIEKAAILFGLGTNAVRWIQTDASNKMDINVLESTIKKDLENNCMPLMVVGTAGDVSTGVVDNLSNISTICKTYDLWFHIDGAYGAPAAIIPELKNMFEGIKEADSIALDPHKWLYSPLEAGCTLVKNPQHLIDTYSSHPEYYNFSKNEDDVAQNFYEYGLQNSRGFRALKVWLALQQVGRSGYEKLISEDIALSEMLFDLADKHPELEAVSQNLSIATFRYIPMEINKDSGYLNPLNEALLNELQAGGDVFLSNAIVNKHYCLRACIVNFRTSEKDIKDIIDIVVREGKKVHLKLSETKMKV, encoded by the coding sequence ATGTCAAAAACCAGAACATCATCCATTGAGATGGATTCGGAAGAATTTCGAAAAATCGGGTATCAATTAATTGATGATATTTCTAATTTTATTGGTTCTATAGATAAAAAGCCAGTAACTCCAAATGAGAGTCCGAGTCAATTACAAACCATTTTAGGAAACCTTTCTTTACCCGAAAAAGGAACAGATGCAACCGAGTTAATTTCTAAAACAACCGATTTACTTTTTAATCATTCTTTATTAAACGGGCATCCTAAGTTTTTTGGTTATATAACATCTTCAGCTGCCCCTATAGGCGCCTTAGCCGATTTGTTAGCAGCTTCGGTTAACCCAAATGTTGGCGCACATATTTTAAGTCCGATGGCGACCGAAATTGAAAAACAAACGGTTAAGTGGTTATGTGAATTTATTGGTGTGTCATCAAACTATGGTGGCATATTAGTAAGTGGCGGTAATATGGCAAACTTTACGGCATTTTTAGCCGCAAGAACAGCGAAAGCACCAAAAAGTGTTAAGGAAGATGGTATTCAAAACGCTCAAAATAAATTAACAGTTTACTGTTCTAAATCAACACATACTTGGATTGAAAAAGCAGCCATTTTATTTGGTTTAGGCACAAACGCAGTACGATGGATTCAAACAGATGCTTCCAATAAAATGGATATTAATGTATTAGAATCTACCATAAAAAAAGATTTAGAAAACAATTGTATGCCATTAATGGTGGTAGGTACTGCTGGTGATGTAAGTACAGGTGTTGTTGATAATTTAAGCAACATATCCACTATTTGTAAAACATACGATTTATGGTTTCATATTGATGGTGCGTATGGTGCGCCTGCTGCCATTATTCCTGAACTTAAAAACATGTTTGAAGGTATTAAAGAGGCAGACTCTATTGCTTTAGATCCTCATAAATGGTTGTACAGTCCGTTAGAAGCGGGTTGTACTTTGGTTAAAAATCCACAACATTTAATAGATACCTATAGTTCGCATCCAGAATATTATAACTTTAGTAAGAATGAAGATGATGTTGCTCAAAACTTTTATGAGTACGGACTTCAAAACTCACGTGGTTTTAGAGCTTTAAAGGTTTGGTTGGCATTGCAACAAGTTGGCAGAAGCGGTTATGAAAAACTAATTAGTGAGGACATTGCCCTTTCTGAAATGTTATTCGACCTTGCTGATAAACATCCTGAGTTAGAAGCAGTCTCTCAAAATTTAAGCATTGCTACGTTTAGGTATATTCCTATGGAAATAAATAAAGACAGTGGGTATCTCAATCCATTAAATGAAGCTTTATTAAATGAATTACAAGCTGGAGGCGACGTGTTTTTATCCAATGCTATTGTTAACAAACACTATTGTTTGAGAGCTTGTATTGTAAATTTCAGAACTTCTGAAAAAGATATAAAAGACATTATAGATATAGTTGTAAGAGAAGGAAAGAAAGTGCATTTAAAACTATCTGAAACAAAAATGAAAGTTTAA
- a CDS encoding AbiH family protein codes for MPKILITGNGFDLSLGLPTSYSDFINILNSLDNYGEINFDSVYSNCSNYEQITKKYNVFSIDCEKIEILKVEIQSNLWFQFFQNELEIETWIDFENKIEYVLNNLFTSVKYIKDNIFSKGSLSEEKINYKPLLFNNDVEILQVLNRFNIITLKENYDITLNVNYLIKKYDFFIDVDLNKITQKLIEELKDFKKIFNLYFEVFVYPFYDNQKTRVDRNLFLSITKHYTFNYTPTFEKIYKRVNKTSFLHGKIDSDSNEIVLGINEIPNDELDKRYFLPFTKYYQKLNNNTDFEFISDFEKKKNSNFQFFFFGHSLDTSDEDYINEVFDFVNGLKSKIKTILIIHHNKSSKSKLLINLLNIRGKDDIQALMRSKNLMFLNIDSTELRHELKKDISMSAGVSYNI; via the coding sequence ATGCCAAAGATATTAATTACAGGAAACGGATTTGATTTAAGCTTAGGTTTACCAACATCATATAGTGATTTTATTAATATATTAAACTCACTTGATAATTATGGGGAAATTAATTTTGACTCTGTTTATAGTAATTGTTCTAATTATGAACAAATAACTAAAAAATACAACGTGTTTAGTATTGATTGTGAAAAAATCGAAATTTTAAAAGTTGAAATTCAAAGTAATTTATGGTTCCAGTTTTTCCAAAACGAATTGGAAATAGAAACTTGGATTGACTTTGAAAATAAAATTGAATATGTCTTAAATAATCTATTCACATCTGTAAAATACATCAAAGACAATATATTTTCAAAAGGTTCACTTTCTGAAGAGAAAATTAATTATAAACCATTGCTCTTTAATAATGATGTTGAGATATTACAGGTACTAAATAGATTTAATATCATTACTTTGAAGGAAAATTATGACATTACTTTAAATGTGAATTATCTTATTAAAAAATATGATTTTTTTATTGATGTAGACTTAAATAAAATAACTCAAAAATTAATAGAGGAATTAAAAGACTTTAAAAAAATATTCAATTTATATTTTGAAGTTTTTGTATATCCATTTTATGACAATCAAAAAACTAGAGTTGATAGAAACTTGTTTTTATCAATAACAAAACATTATACATTTAATTATACACCAACTTTTGAGAAAATCTATAAAAGAGTCAACAAAACAAGTTTTTTACATGGAAAAATTGACTCTGATTCAAATGAAATTGTTTTAGGCATTAATGAAATTCCAAATGACGAGCTAGATAAGAGATATTTTTTACCATTTACTAAATACTATCAAAAATTAAACAACAATACTGATTTTGAATTTATATCTGATTTCGAGAAAAAAAAGAATTCAAATTTTCAGTTTTTCTTTTTTGGTCATTCTTTAGATACTTCTGATGAAGATTATATCAACGAAGTATTTGATTTTGTGAATGGCTTAAAATCAAAAATTAAAACAATTCTTATTATACATCATAATAAGTCCTCTAAGTCAAAACTATTGATAAATCTCTTGAATATAAGAGGTAAAGATGATATTCAAGCACTTATGAGAAGTAAAAATCTTATGTTCTTAAATATTGACTCAACAGAATTAAGACATGAATTAAAAAAAGATATTAGCATGTCAGCAGGAGTTTCTTATAATATTTAA
- a CDS encoding MarC family protein — MDHLLAFSITVFTGFFAITNPISNMTIFMSLVDDEDEKTKRQISKKAVIVAFIIVLIFVILGKFLFQLFGITIPAFKITGGILIFFVGFEMLQSKKSNVKHLNKTNVDEDLAISPLAIPIIAGPGTIVTAMNFVSNGGYVKIAIVIFIYAIMCFLNYVAFNLSDYLVKRLGRNVISVIGKIMGLIIAIIGTNMIIQGLKISFDLV; from the coding sequence ATGGATCATCTTTTAGCATTTTCAATAACAGTATTTACAGGTTTTTTTGCTATTACAAATCCAATTTCTAATATGACGATATTTATGTCGTTAGTTGATGATGAAGATGAGAAAACAAAGCGACAAATTAGTAAGAAAGCGGTTATTGTAGCTTTTATAATTGTCCTTATTTTTGTAATATTAGGTAAGTTTCTTTTTCAATTATTTGGTATAACCATTCCTGCGTTTAAAATAACAGGAGGCATTTTAATATTCTTTGTAGGTTTTGAAATGCTGCAATCTAAAAAATCGAATGTTAAACATTTAAACAAAACCAATGTAGATGAAGACTTAGCTATTTCTCCTTTAGCTATTCCTATTATTGCTGGTCCTGGTACTATTGTAACCGCTATGAATTTTGTGTCTAATGGTGGTTACGTTAAAATAGCTATTGTTATTTTCATCTATGCTATTATGTGTTTCTTAAATTATGTAGCGTTTAATTTAAGCGATTATTTGGTTAAAAGACTTGGTAGAAATGTCATATCTGTTATTGGTAAAATAATGGGACTTATTATTGCTATTATAGGTACCAACATGATAATTCAAGGATTGAAAATTTCTTTTGATTTGGTTTAA